The stretch of DNA AGAGCAGCGAATATGGGATAACAGTCCCGCGTTATCCAACTCAGCTTTTTGAAGCTTTCGGATACATCTGTCTGTTTATACTCCTATGGGTTCTTTATAAAAAGACAGACAAAAAATACCAGCAGGGATGGTTATTTGGTTTGTTCTTTATTATCCTTTGGGCGATAAGATTCTTTGTAGAGTTCCTAAAAGAGCCTCAGGGTGATGAGTTTATTCAAATGGGTGGTCTAAACACAGGTCAGGTGCTGTCTATTCCTTTTATGATTGCAGGAGTTGTGATCATGTTCATGTCTAAAAAGTTCAAAATCACTCAGGCAGAAAATGCTAAGCCAGAGTAATTGAATTTCAAAATAAAACAAAAAAGCCACAATTGAATTGTGGCTTTTTTGTTTTTGATATACATTCTAAATCGGGTATGAAAGTAGGATGCTTATAATTTTATAGCAACTCTTCTATTCACTCTTTCAAAAACGTTTCCGAATTCATTAACAACGTCATTCGGAAGCATTGATTCTTTGGAATGTTTTTCAGCGGCAAGATCAGCAGCTTTTCCATGCAGCCAAACGCCAAATAAAGCAGCTTCTTTTTCAGAATATCCCTGAGCCAGCAATGAGGCTAAAACTCCGGTCAGAATATCTCCACTTCCTCCTTTAGCCAGTCCTGAATTTCCTGTTACATTATAATAGACCTTACCTTCAGGCGTAATAACCTGTGTATGATGATCTTTTAAAACAATATAAATCTGGAATTCCTGAGCTTTATTACGAGCCAGCTCTAATCTTTCGAAAGAGTTTTCTGTTGCTCCGAATAATCGTTCAAATTCTTTTGGATGGGGAGTAATAACAGACCCTTTAGGGAACAATTTTAAGTTTTTCTTATTTTCAGCAATAATATTTAGAGCATCAGCATCTAAAACCAATGGCTTTGAATAAGTCTTCAAAAATTGCAGAAGACTTTTTTGTGTTTCCGGATGGGTTCCTAAACCAGGTCCAACTCCATAAACCGAATCGTCATCCTTCTCAAAGTGATCAATGTGCTGATCCCCTCCTTTAATAAACATGGCTTCAGGACATGAACTTTGCAAAATTTCATAGCCGCATCCCGGAGCAAGCGTAAAAGTAAGACCAGCACCTGCTCTCAGAGCAGATCGGGTTGAAAGCACTGCTGCCCCAATTTTCCCAAAGCTTCCTGCAATCATTGTTATCTTACCGTAAGTTCCTTTGTGAGCAAAATCCTGTCTGGGTCTAAAGGTTCTTTTAATAAGTTTCTCATCAATGACAAAATAACCGGTATCTGCAGCAGAAATATAATCTTCGCTCAGTTCAATATCCAGAATTTCTACCTTCCCAGTAAAATAACCGGTTTCAGGATGTAAAAAACTTCTCTTCCAGAACTGGAAGCTCAACGTGTAATCTGCTTTAAAAATGGTTGAATTATCATTGGAAACAGTATCTGCAAAAAGTCCGGATGGAATGTCAATAGATATTTTAACCAAATCAATCCCATTCAATTGATCCACAAGTTCCTTGTACTCCTCTTCCAGTTCTTTTGATAAACCGGTTCCGAAAAGTGCATCAATAATAATGGTATTGGAACCAAGGTTATTCTGTTCAACTTCATTGAATTTTTTTATCGAAACTCCGGAAATCCCTTCCAGTCTTTCAAAATTCACCTGTGCATCATCAGAAAACTCCGGTTTTGAACCATTGATAAACACATCTACATCAAAGCCCTTTAAGTATAATAGCCTTGCAATAGCAAGCCCATCCCCTCCATTATTCCCTTTTCCGCAGAAAACAGCAAACTTATTGTGATTTTTACAGTTTTCTGTTATCCAGCTCACACACGATTGTGCAGCCCTTTCCATTAGCCTTATAGAAGAAATCTGATCGTTTAAAATAGTAAACTCATCGCATTCTTTTATTTGCTTCGTCGTAAATATTTTCATGTCGTATTAGTATGGAGTCTAATTTATAAAATATTTTCTATTAATCCCTAATCGAACAGCGGAAGTCATTTAATATTTAAATAGACCAAGGAAACAATATTTTTTATAGATAAACGCAAATAAATGTCCTGTAAAAGAATAAAAAATAACAATTTTAATTATATTTGTGCAACACAACATTAAAAAAATAAATTATGGGATTTCTAAAAGAATTTAAGGAATTTGCAGTCAAAGGCAATGTCATTGATCTAGCGGTAGGGGTTATCATCGGTGCAGCCTTTGGAAAAATTGTTTCGTCATTTGTAGAAGACGTTGTTACACCTCTTTTACTGAATCCTGCTTTGAAAGCTGCAGGTGCTGAGAATATCAAATCATTAGTTTGGAATGGAGTTACTTATGGTAACTTTTTAGCAGCAGTTATTAACTTCTTATGTATTGCTCTTGTTCTATTTATGATGATTAAAGGAATCAACAAGATGTCAAAACCAAAAGAAGAAGCCGCTCCTGCCGGACCTACTGATGACCAAAAATTACTAACAGAAATCAGAGACTTGCTAAAAAGCAAAAATAACATATAAATAAAAAAACACCTCAATTGAATTGAGGTGTTTTCTTTTATTATTGTTACACTAAGTAAAATTAGTGAATCTGTAAAATACTTGAAATCTGATCAGCCAGGGAAAGACCTATTCTATCCTGTGCTTCTAATGTTGATGCTCCCGTATGAGGGGTTAACGAAATCTTTGAATGATTCAGAATTTCTTTAGAAGGCGTTGGTTCATTAATGAATACATCCAGTCCCGCAAACTTTACTTTTCCTGAGTCTAAAGCTTCAATTAAAGCAGCTTCATCAATGACTCCGCCTCTTGAACAATTAACAATAGCTACCCCATCCTTCATCATATTCAATTCGTTTTTACCAATCATATATCCATCTTTTTGAGCCGGAACATGAAGGGTAATAAAGTCTGAATGTTTTAATACTTCCTGCAATGGTTCTGTTTCAATATCTACATTGATAAACTGATTGTTATAGAATTTTACTTTGATACTCGCTCTTCCTACATTATTATCTGCAGCAACCACTCTCATTCCCAAACCTAAAGCAATTCTGGCCACCTCTTGTCCGATTCTTCCCATCCCAATGATACCAATGGTCTTACCTCTTAGTTCAATTCCTTTAGCATATGATTTCTTAAGAGCTGCAAACTCACTATCTCCTACTACAGGCATTTTTCTGTTGGAATCCTGCAAAAATCTTGCTCCGGAAAACAAGTGTGCAAAGACCAGCTCAGCAACCGACTCTGATGAAGCGGCCGGAGTATTGATAACGTGAATTCCTTTTTCTCTTGCATAGTCTACATCAATATTATCCATACCAACCCCACCTCTACCGATAATCTCAATAGATGGGCAGTTATCAATAATATCCTTCCTTACCTGCGTTGCACTGCGAACCAGTAAAGTACGAACCTTATGTTCATTGATATAATCTACTAAAAACTCCTGTGGAACTTTTGTCGTGATTACTTCAAACCCCTTTTCAGTTAATGCATCAATTCCAGATTGATCCAGACCGTCATTTGCTAAAACTTTCATGTAGAACTTTTATATTTTTTGAATTTGGATAAATGCACCCTTAGGCTCATTTATTATACTTAGTCTTTAAAAACTTCAATGGTAACTTGTTTCTCAACCAAATCAGTAAACTTACCTTTATATCGTGTTGCTCTCACCAGATGATTGTCTATCCAGTGATAATTACCTCCTCTTGGTTTTCCGCATAATACACTGTGATATTTAAATCCGTGTTTATCCAGCCAGTCAATGGTAATTTGTTTTAAATTCTCGGTTCTTGAAGTAAAAAAACAGATCTGATGACCTTCGTCATACCATTTATTAATTGTTTCCAGAGCATCAGGATAAGGCTCACAGGTAACCATTCTCTCGGGCTCTTCGTTAGGAACATCATCTGTAATGGTTCCGTCAATATCTATTAGGTAATTTTTCACTCCGTCCTTCAGTATAGGACTTATATGTTCGATATAATCTAACTCCATCATTAAAATTTGAATTGCGAAGTTACAATTTTTACAGGAAAGAGGATTGTTAAACTTAGTTTATGTTTAAATTAAACTACAATAAATACTATTTAATGAATAAAATAAACATTAATCTTGTCAGTTATACAATTATGATTAAAATTTTTCTGTTTTTTCATAAAAACCAAGAAATGTAAATATTGAAACCCAGGTTTTTATCTATTTTACATTTCTCCTGTAAGCATCTCTATGATGTTTTACCAAAAATTTCCAAAATACATTTATAAGACTTACATTTGTAGTAATGGAAGAATTCGTAGTCTTAGTAAACCCTGAAGATGATGTTTTAGGTTTGATGGAAAAGCAGCAGGCTCACATTAACGGCTTGCTACACCGTGCGTTTTCCGTATTTTTATTTAATGATAAAGGTGAGATGCTTTTACAAAAAAGGGCTTCGGAAAAATACCATTCTCCTAACCAGTGGACCAATGCCGTTTGCTCACATCCGAGAATTGGTGAAACTTACCTGGAAGGAGCAAAGCGCAGAGTAAAGGAAGAGTTGGGAATAGACACAGAACTTTCAGAAAAATTCAATTTTATTTATAAAGCAGATGTTGGCGGTGGCCTTTGGGAACATGAATTAGATCATGTATTCACAGGAAATTATGCTGCTGAATTCAACCTAAATAAAAAAGAAGTAGAGGAAGTAAGATACATTTCTATGGAAGATCTCGACAGAGAAATATCTGAAAATCCCCAGAATTTTACAGAATGGTTTAAAATCATTCTGGAGGAATATAAACACCATTTTTAGATGATAAAAAATACAATAATCGTATTAACGTTTTTGCTTGGATATTTTTCATTTGCCCAGAAAACAAAGACTTATGAAAATTCCAGCTATTCAATTAATGTTCCTGAAGGATGGAAAGCAACTAATGACAATGAGATTGTCAATATCTTTCCGGTCAATGAAATAGGAGCCATTACCATTTCCGAATATCATGATCTGGCTATTCCGAAAGAAGAAATCAAAAAATTCGTCCTTGCCCTTTACAAGTCTAATGATGATGAAAGTAAAGTAAAAACTAACAAAGGTAAAAAAGGATATACGGAATACTACTATGAGTATTTTGATGAGCAGGAAAAGCTTTTCTGGATTACCAGGGTCTTCCAGAAAGACAAAGAGCTATTCCTTATTACCATTAATTGCGGACAGAAATACTGGAATGGAAACTACATGAACCTTTTCAACGAGACTTTCAACAGTTTTAAAATAAAGAAATAAAATAAAAAATGAAGAAAACAGCCTTGTACGACAAACACGTTTCTTTGGGAGCGAAAATAGTACCTTTCGCAGGCTTTGAGATGCCTGTGCAATATTCCGGAGTTACGGAAGAACATTTTGCAGTAAGAGAAAAAGCGGGAATTTTCGATGTTTCTCACATGGGACAATTTTTTATCGAAGGACCGGGCGCCAGAGATCTTTTACAATTGGTTACCACCAATAATGTAGATGTTCTTGAAAAAGGAAAAGCTCAATACTCTTGTCTTCCTAACGAAAACGGAGGAATTGTAGACGATCTTATTGTTTACAAAATGGAAGATGAAAAATACTTTGTGGTTGTCAATGCATCAAATATTGATAAAGACTGGGATCATATTTCAAAATACAATACTTTCGGAGCTACAATGACCAATGCTTCAGATGAAATGTCTCTTTTAGCTGTACAAGGTCCGAAAGCTACGGAAATTCTTCAAAAGCTTACTGACGTTAATCTGTCTGAAATTCCTTATTATCACTTCACAGTGGGATCACTTGCAGGAGCTAATGATATCATTATTTCAAACACTGGATATACCGGAAGCGGCGGATTTGAAATCTATTTTAAAAATGAAAATGCTGAAACACTTTGGGATGCAATCATCAAAGCAGGAGAAGAAGAAGGCATTATTCCTTGCGGATTAGCTGCAAGAGATACGTTAAGATTAGAAAAAGGATTCTGTCTGTATGGAAATGATATCGACGATACTACTTCTCCTATTGAAGCAGGATTAGGATGGATTACCAAATTTGATAAAGATTTCGTTTCAAAAGATATTTTTGCAAAGCAAAAAGAAGAAGGTATCACCAGAAAACTGGTTGGTTTTGAGCTTGAGGATAAAGGAGTTCCAAGACACGACTATCCTGTAGTGGATGCAGAAGGAAATGTTATCGGAAAAGTGACTTCAGGAACGCAGTCACCAATGAAAAAAGTTGGTTTAGGATTAGCGTATGTTGATAAGCCTCATTTCAAATTAGGTTCAGAAATCTTTATCCAGGTTAGAAATAAAAATATTCCTGCAAAAGTAGTTAAGGCTCCTTTTGTTTAGATAAAAAATTCTATTGATATAAAAATAAGCTATCTCAGTTTTGAGATAGCTTATTTTTTATTTAGTCACGAATTCCTGAATTCATTTACTTGCGCATTCGTGGCAGGAATAATGTATTTGCGTTAAAGACAAGTACGGTATAGCTTTCGGTCCGGAGTACAGACGTCACCAACTCCTGGTGTATTGGAGACCACTCCCCCTGCGCCACCGCATAAAAGTTGCAATTAACCGGAGGTATCACCCACCATTCATTTATTTTAAATCTGCTCTGTCTAAGTTTCTGAAAATTGTAATCATAATAATAATTTTGGCAATAGCAAATATAAAACATTCCGATACCCTGGCTATTGCATCTTGAAATCCATAATTATAAATTAAGAGTCTGTTTAAATTTTATTCAG from Chryseobacterium piperi encodes:
- a CDS encoding bifunctional ADP-dependent NAD(P)H-hydrate dehydratase/NAD(P)H-hydrate epimerase; this encodes MKIFTTKQIKECDEFTILNDQISSIRLMERAAQSCVSWITENCKNHNKFAVFCGKGNNGGDGLAIARLLYLKGFDVDVFINGSKPEFSDDAQVNFERLEGISGVSIKKFNEVEQNNLGSNTIIIDALFGTGLSKELEEEYKELVDQLNGIDLVKISIDIPSGLFADTVSNDNSTIFKADYTLSFQFWKRSFLHPETGYFTGKVEILDIELSEDYISAADTGYFVIDEKLIKRTFRPRQDFAHKGTYGKITMIAGSFGKIGAAVLSTRSALRAGAGLTFTLAPGCGYEILQSSCPEAMFIKGGDQHIDHFEKDDDSVYGVGPGLGTHPETQKSLLQFLKTYSKPLVLDADALNIIAENKKNLKLFPKGSVITPHPKEFERLFGATENSFERLELARNKAQEFQIYIVLKDHHTQVITPEGKVYYNVTGNSGLAKGGSGDILTGVLASLLAQGYSEKEAALFGVWLHGKAADLAAEKHSKESMLPNDVVNEFGNVFERVNRRVAIKL
- the mscL gene encoding large conductance mechanosensitive channel protein MscL, which produces MGFLKEFKEFAVKGNVIDLAVGVIIGAAFGKIVSSFVEDVVTPLLLNPALKAAGAENIKSLVWNGVTYGNFLAAVINFLCIALVLFMMIKGINKMSKPKEEAAPAGPTDDQKLLTEIRDLLKSKNNI
- a CDS encoding D-2-hydroxyacid dehydrogenase, with protein sequence MKVLANDGLDQSGIDALTEKGFEVITTKVPQEFLVDYINEHKVRTLLVRSATQVRKDIIDNCPSIEIIGRGGVGMDNIDVDYAREKGIHVINTPAASSESVAELVFAHLFSGARFLQDSNRKMPVVGDSEFAALKKSYAKGIELRGKTIGIIGMGRIGQEVARIALGLGMRVVAADNNVGRASIKVKFYNNQFINVDIETEPLQEVLKHSDFITLHVPAQKDGYMIGKNELNMMKDGVAIVNCSRGGVIDEAALIEALDSGKVKFAGLDVFINEPTPSKEILNHSKISLTPHTGASTLEAQDRIGLSLADQISSILQIH
- a CDS encoding LNS2 domain-containing protein; its protein translation is MMELDYIEHISPILKDGVKNYLIDIDGTITDDVPNEEPERMVTCEPYPDALETINKWYDEGHQICFFTSRTENLKQITIDWLDKHGFKYHSVLCGKPRGGNYHWIDNHLVRATRYKGKFTDLVEKQVTIEVFKD
- the idi gene encoding isopentenyl-diphosphate Delta-isomerase; amino-acid sequence: MEEFVVLVNPEDDVLGLMEKQQAHINGLLHRAFSVFLFNDKGEMLLQKRASEKYHSPNQWTNAVCSHPRIGETYLEGAKRRVKEELGIDTELSEKFNFIYKADVGGGLWEHELDHVFTGNYAAEFNLNKKEVEEVRYISMEDLDREISENPQNFTEWFKIILEEYKHHF
- the gcvT gene encoding glycine cleavage system aminomethyltransferase GcvT — encoded protein: MKKTALYDKHVSLGAKIVPFAGFEMPVQYSGVTEEHFAVREKAGIFDVSHMGQFFIEGPGARDLLQLVTTNNVDVLEKGKAQYSCLPNENGGIVDDLIVYKMEDEKYFVVVNASNIDKDWDHISKYNTFGATMTNASDEMSLLAVQGPKATEILQKLTDVNLSEIPYYHFTVGSLAGANDIIISNTGYTGSGGFEIYFKNENAETLWDAIIKAGEEEGIIPCGLAARDTLRLEKGFCLYGNDIDDTTSPIEAGLGWITKFDKDFVSKDIFAKQKEEGITRKLVGFELEDKGVPRHDYPVVDAEGNVIGKVTSGTQSPMKKVGLGLAYVDKPHFKLGSEIFIQVRNKNIPAKVVKAPFV